Below is a window of Burkholderia cepacia DNA.
CGTGGTGCCGATTCCCGACGGTTTGAGCGACGACGCAGCGGCCGCCGGGCTGCTGAAAGGGATCACGGTTTACATGTTGCTGCATCGCGTCCGGCAAGTCGGCGCCGGCGACACGGTGCTCGTGCATGCGGCGGCCGGCGGGGTAGGGCTGCTGGCGACGCAATGGGCGCGCGCGCTCGGCGCACGGGTGATCGGCACGGTCGGATCGGCGTCGAAGGCCGCGCTCGTGCGCACGCATGGCGCCGAGGCAGTCGTCGATTATCGCGAGGAGGATTTTGTCGCGGCGGCACGCGCGTTCGGGGGCGGCGCCGGGGTCGATTACGCGATCGACGGGATCGGCGGCGACGTGCTGACGCGCACGCTCGGTGCGATCCGGCCGTTCGGGATGGTCGCGAGCATCGGGCAGGTGGCCGCGATCGGCGCACGGCATACGTTCGATCTCGACGAACTGGGGCCGGCGCGGTCGATCGCGCTGGCGCGGCCGAGCGTGCTCGGTTTCATCGCACGCGACATTGGCGGGTATCGGGAGGCTGCGCGTGCGACGCTCGAACGGCTGGCGGGCGGGATGCATGTGGAGATCGGCGCGCGATTGCCGCTCGAACAGGCGGCCGATGCGCACCGGCTGCTGGAGTCGCGTGCGACGACGGGTGGGGTCGTGCTGGTGCCTTGAAGACGGGTGGAAGGGG
It encodes the following:
- a CDS encoding quinone oxidoreductase family protein; amino-acid sequence: MTQTITAIRIGIDRYGDAGVLRRVDAPVAPPAAGEVRIRQTAIGVNFVDIYFRTGAHALPALPDALGVEAAGVIDAVGPGVTDLVPGQRVAYAGMPTGSYASLRTMPAERVVPIPDGLSDDAAAAGLLKGITVYMLLHRVRQVGAGDTVLVHAAAGGVGLLATQWARALGARVIGTVGSASKAALVRTHGAEAVVDYREEDFVAAARAFGGGAGVDYAIDGIGGDVLTRTLGAIRPFGMVASIGQVAAIGARHTFDLDELGPARSIALARPSVLGFIARDIGGYREAARATLERLAGGMHVEIGARLPLEQAADAHRLLESRATTGGVVLVP